The Paenibacillus mucilaginosus 3016 genome includes the window GAACCACGAGCTTATCGTTGGAGGGTATCTCGGCCGACAGCTTGCTTACCGTTACGGTATGCTCTTCGGCCGAAGCAGACAAGGGGACCAGCATCATCAGGAACAAGCAGCAGATTGTGAACAACAGGCGGCGGTACGGTTTCATCCAATTCATCATCCCTTCAAAAAGTTGAATGGCCATCCGGGGTTTCTTTTTCTCGTCACACAGCTGTTCCTAGTACGATTCGTCTTCTGCGATGAAAACCCTATCATCAATTGGCGTTATATCCTAAAATTAACTTTATATAGGAACCAATCCATGCCGAATAAACGGTTCAATGAAGCCAACCGGTTTTCTCCCCCGCCTGCCGTTATGGTACGATGAGAACAAGGAGGGATTATTTATGATGAAAGCACTCGTACTATTGGGGCCGGGCAAGCCCGATACCCTGCAAATCGCGGAGCTGCCGCTGCCGGAGCCCGGACCTGGCGAAATCCGCGTCCGTATCCATGCCGCCGGCCTTAATCCGGTCGATTACAAAGCGGCGGCGAACGGCCATCCGGCCTGGATCTATCCCTTCGTTCCGGGAGTGGATGGTGCAGGCATCGTCGATGCGGTAGGCGACGGGGTCACAGAATGGAAGTCCGGCGACCGGGTGGCGTATCACGGCAGCTTTACGAAGCCGGGTACGTTCGCCGAGTATGCGGTCACTACCGCACATACCGCCGCCCGGATTCCCGAGGAGCTCACCTTCGAAGAAGCGGCTGCCTTCCCCTGTGCGGGCCTGACCGCCTACCAGGCGCTGCAGCGCAAAATGAACCTGCAGGAGGGCCAATCGGTCCTGATCCATGCGGGAGCCGGCGGCGTCGGGGGCTATGCGGTCCAGCTCGCCAAGGTGTTCGGGGCGTCGAAGATTTTGGCTACGGCTTCCCCCGCCAATGCGGACTATGTGCGGAGCCTTGGTGCCGACGAAGTCATCGACTACAACACAGAGGATGTACATGCTCGGGTCATGGAGCTGACGGACGGGCTGGGGGTTGATCTCATCCTGAACTCCGTCAACCGCAAGACGGCGCAGGCCGACCTCTCCATGCTGGCCTTCGGCGGACAGCTGGCTGTCATTGCGGGAGCGCCCGAGAACGTGGCGGACTTCCAGCCGTCGACCAAGACGTTCTCCGTCCACAAGCTGATGCTGGGCGGAGCCCACGGGTCGGGCAATCTCCGGGCGGAGCGCGACCTGGCCGTGATGGCCGGCGAGTTCATGGAGCTGCTGCGTACCCGCCGCATTCAGGCTATGGTCACCGAGACGCTCGCTCTTGAAGATGTGCCAGCCGCGCTCACCCGGATGTCAGAGCGTCATGTCCGGGGTAAGATGGTAGTGAAGTTCTGAACCCGTCCCCTTTGGGGAAGGATGAATGATAATCATCCAAAAGGAGGCTGTTCCATGAAAGAGGTTGCGTTGGGTGCTGTGAACGAGTTCACGACCTTCCCCGCCAAGGTGGAGGTCGAGTCGAAAGCTTACTTCGTGCTGAAGGAGCTCGATACCTATCATCTCGTCTCGCGGACCTGTCCGCATGCCGGTGCCCGGGTCGAGGCAGAAGACGGCGAGCTGGTCTGTCCGCTGCACGGCTGGACCTTCGATGAGCACAACGGCGCCTGTCTGAACGTGCCGGTGAAGCGGCTCGCGTCCTATCCGGTCGAAGTGCGGGACGGGCAGCTTATCGCGCAGATGGAAGAGTAGCAGAAGAAGGCCCGGCACCTCTGGGGCGCCGGGCCGATTCTGAAAGGAACGGAACCAGAAAATCCGTACATACAGAGGAGGCCGCGATGAGCCAATCCCTCGCCGTCCTGATTGTCCATGGAATGGGACAGCAA containing:
- a CDS encoding zinc-binding dehydrogenase, whose translation is MMKALVLLGPGKPDTLQIAELPLPEPGPGEIRVRIHAAGLNPVDYKAAANGHPAWIYPFVPGVDGAGIVDAVGDGVTEWKSGDRVAYHGSFTKPGTFAEYAVTTAHTAARIPEELTFEEAAAFPCAGLTAYQALQRKMNLQEGQSVLIHAGAGGVGGYAVQLAKVFGASKILATASPANADYVRSLGADEVIDYNTEDVHARVMELTDGLGVDLILNSVNRKTAQADLSMLAFGGQLAVIAGAPENVADFQPSTKTFSVHKLMLGGAHGSGNLRAERDLAVMAGEFMELLRTRRIQAMVTETLALEDVPAALTRMSERHVRGKMVVKF
- a CDS encoding Rieske (2Fe-2S) protein — protein: MKEVALGAVNEFTTFPAKVEVESKAYFVLKELDTYHLVSRTCPHAGARVEAEDGELVCPLHGWTFDEHNGACLNVPVKRLASYPVEVRDGQLIAQMEE